The genomic stretch AGTCGGGTTGTGGTAAACTTGCCAACGAGTCACCAATAAGGAAATGCGCGGGAGTTAAGGGTGCATAGTCGTTTATGTCGTTTGAGATTGGCATTAGTGGTCGCGAGTTGAGACAAGCttcgatttttactaataggGTGTACATCTCTTCGTATGTTAGAGATGATTCACCTAAGACGCGGCGAAGATGAAACTTAGTCGATTTCACCGCCGCCTCCCACAATCCTCCCATATGGGCACTACGCGCGGGTATGAAATGCCACTTTATCAAATGATTGGCTAAAAATGTAGTTGTGGCGTTAATGTgtgattcattatttattaagttatagagttcgataaaataattattggcccCTACAAAGTTAGAACCATTGTCTGAATGTATGTTTGTTGGTTTTCCTCGTCTGGAACAGAACCTTTCCAAAGCATTCAAAAAGCTATCGGTCGAAAGATCTTTAACCAGTTCGATATGTACTGCACGCGtggcaaaacaaacaaaaatgcatatgtaagtttttacgGATTTGGCTCTACGCAGCGTACCCTCCTTTATGAGTATAGGCCCTGCATAATCGATTccgcaatttgaaaaaggtcGTGAAGGCGTTACCCTTGCGGTCGGAAGggaacccattaaaaatttcgaaggttTCGGTTTTACTCTAAAACATCTTATACATCTACTAAGGTTAcgtttaactgcattttttccgtttattatccaaaatctgaggcgaattatcgaaagcaagttttgaactCCCGCGTGGAGATGTTTCATATGCTCATTCTGTATTATCAAGTCagtgaatttatgtttatacggtaatataatagggtgttgttgttcaaaattaaattgtgaatttattaaacgtccCCCGACTCGAAGTATTCCTTCTGAATCGAGAAATGggtttagattcaaaattttactttcgcttgggagttttttacttttggataagtcggaaatttccttttcgaaGCTATCCCGTTGAaccaattttactaataaaagcaGTGACTCGTTTAATTCTTCAACTGTCAAGGCTGTTGACTTATTCATCACTTTGCGGCATCGATTTTTAAGTCTGCATATGTAACCTACTACTCTGTGCAGTTTGAAGAAGGtagaaaatctatcaaaaatgttaagtcCGTAGTTGTTGCTATTTACACTCGTTGTTTTATATACTGtggtatgattattttttaattcgggcAAGACATCGACGGGAACCTCATGGCTATCTAAGTTCGCTTCCGTCCTTgatgtgtttttctttaaaaattcgggACCGTGAAACCAAAGATCACATCCCAGCAATTCCCTTGGGCTCAATCCTCTCGATATTACATCTGCAGGGTTGGCCTTGCTTGGCACGTGAGCCCACTCCGTTATCTTGgtcaattcattaatttttgccacTCGATTGGCAACAAAGGTCTTAAGGTGAGCAGGATCAATTTTCAACCATGCCAAAACAATACTAGAATCCGTGAAGTATCGTACGTCTGATATTtgtatgtctaaaatttgtcTTACCGTATTCATTAGTTTGGCTAAAAGGTGGGCCGCTAGAAGCTCAAGTCGAGGCAAGGTCAATTTTTTAGCTGGAGCTACCCTTGATTTTCCTGTCAACAGTCGTAATTCGCGACTACCTGACTCATCCTCCGAGGCCACATAAATACAGGCTCCGTAAGCCTTTTCGGAGCTATCAGAAAATCCGTACAATCTTATATGATTCGTCTTTGTTGGAATTACAAGCCTATCGATCTTGTATTCATTGAGACACTCCAGTTCATTCGAGAATTCCTCCCAAATCTGTCTTACGTCATTCGGGGCTACTTGATCCCAACCGATATGTAATTTCCATAGAGCTTGAATGATTAACTTGGCCCTAGTTAATGCGGGACCGATCAACCCAAGCGGGTCAAAGATCTGcgaaattttcgaaagaatAGTCCTTTTGGTAACATGGGATGGCTCGTACTTAATATTTACTGAGTATTTCAGAGTATCTTGTTTAGGATCCCAGCTGATTCCAAGAGTTTTTAGATGCTTATCTTCATGAGGTAGAATTAAATTGTCGTGATTTTCGTTACTGTTTGCTTGTAGGATACTATTTAAAACTATGCTACTGTTGGACgaccattttctcaatttaaaattagcttgacttaaaatatcgTCGAGTTCCCTATAAATTTGGAATGCTTCTATTTCCGAATCAATGCTAACCAGCAGATCATCCATGTAGAACGAgcgtttaattatttctgctgtTCGTGGATACCTGTCTTTGTTGCGCTCGGCCAATTCTATCAAGCAACGTGTGGCTTGAAAGGGTGCACTCGATGTGCCATACGTTACCGTGTTgagtttatacacattaaTCGGATCATTAAGATTTGGTCGCCATAGAATCTTTTGGAAGTTCCGTTCttcctcatgaatttttatacatcggtacatcattttgatgtccgcgctcaaaacaattttgcgaagtcttagacgtatcaaaattgagtacaaGTCATCTTGTACTACTGGTCCTACCAAAAGCGTGTCATTCAGGGAAATTCCTGAACTTGTCTTGCAGCTTGCATCAAAAACGACGCGACACTTCGTGGTAATAGAATTCTTTAGTACCGCACTGTggggtaaaaaataagaattgtttGGAATAGAGATGTCCTTTTCAATGGGCCCTTGAAGCGTCATGTGGCCTAAGTTCTCATATTCCGTCATAAATTCTACGTACTGCTTCTTGAGGTCTTTGTCCTTTTCTAAccttttctctacattttttaaccgcTTTAGGGCATTCGATTTGGAGTTACCGAGACTAAAATCTGTTTGATTATTGAACGGATACCTTACGACAAAACTATTGTCCATGTCGCGGGTTGTAGTTTGactaaaatattcctcacaataattttcttctttagataggaatttaacattttcaaactcttcaatctgccagaatttcgtcaacgagtcatttaatgttttatttgaaatactagTCGCAAGGTTACATACTACTTTCCGACTTTGAGATTCtctgcatattaaattgcccGATATTACCCAGCCTAAAGAGGTTTCTTGTAACATTGGCAATccctttcctaatttaagtttacccGAACCTAAcagattataaaatatgtctaCCCCTAATAAAccatcaatttgttttggttcattaaatttttcatcagctAGATTGATATTTGTTGGAATTGGAAGTACCGAACTAGGAAATCTAAATGAGGGTAGATTTTCGGTAAGAATgggcaaaaccaaaaatgctaTGTTAGATTCATATTCGTTGaacctggattttattttcgtgtgcACTCGCTGATTAATCTTTGTGACAATTTGACTGATACCTGATAATGAAAGGTCAATTTTTTGGGGACTTAAGTTTAACTTTCTGCAGaagttttctgtcattaaatttgactggCTTCCGCAATCGAGTAAGGCATTGCATTTatgccaatttccttttctgtcTGAGATGAGAATGGTAGCCGTAGATAGTagtacttgatttttatcaataccTAACGATGATAATGCCAAAGGATTGTTTTCCGTATCGTACGTGACCGCGTTACTTTGGCCGATTGTTAAAACTGTAGATTGTTTGGATTCTCCATACCTTCTCAATACATCGTGAGCCGAAGGATTAGATGGAGAACTGATCGATGATTCATGTTCAGTTAATGATGAGAAAGGTTCATTAGTGCTGCTGTTGctagaattttgaacatgtCCACTCCCTGAACGTTTCTCTATATGTAACGtgctattatgtttttggttgcattttttgcagcCTCTTGATCTACATTCCTGTTTCAGATGCCCTGGACGTAAACAGTTGCTACACAATTTATGTCTTCgaatttcgttatatttgTTCGACACTGATAATTGGATAAAACGAGGAcattgatgaatgaaatggttttcggtgcagatgtagcacttattgattttttcggtcaaagaatacgaataattcttaaactgatgtgattcgtttcttttctcgtggcctttgttttgcattctatccctatcatgtttatttgaatgtaCGGTTGAGAAGCCGCGAACCGCTTCCAACGAACGacatttttcggttaaaaattccattaattgatcAACAGTCGGCAATTCAGTATTACATTGTTTCCGCTCCCACTCGTGATTAGTACTATCAtccagtttgtttaatattatcggtatcaacaaaacatcccattgatccacgggtaattttaattttcctaatgatgatttatgttgctgaactgcatctattaattttctaatatttacagatGATCCTTTATTCGCGTTTGGTAAATTAAGAACTAAACCTTTAGCGTGAATGTTAATAACTGCCTTTTTATTCTCgtat from Euwallacea similis isolate ESF13 unplaced genomic scaffold, ESF131.1 scaffold_53, whole genome shotgun sequence encodes the following:
- the LOC136418978 gene encoding uncharacterized protein, which translates into the protein MELGSAESLSENDEFRELLHARRILTKRLSRFEQYLRENRDIQETVQLEIRLKNVEEDYNQFDKVQSRLEFLSLNEEEQRDALNLIDSLDITPDNYTIALNLLQKRYENKKAVINIHAKGLVLNLPNANKGSSVNIRKLIDAVQQHKSSLGKLKLPVDQWDVLLIPIILNKLDDSTNHEWERKQWHLKQECRSRGCKKCNQKHNSTLHIEKRSGSGHVQNSSNSSTNEPFSSLTEHESSISSPSNPSAHDVLRRYGESKQSTVLTIGQSNAVTYDTENNPLALSSLGIDKNQVLLSTATILISDRKGNWHKCNALLDCGSQSNLMTENFCRKLNLSPQKIDLSLSGISQIVTKINQRVHTKIKSRFNEYESNIAFLVLPILTENLPSFRFPSSVLPIPTNINLADEKFNEPKQIDGLLGVDIFYNLLGSGKLKLGKGLPMLQETSLGWVISGNLICRESQSRKVVCNLATSISNKTLNDSLTKFWQIEEFENVKFLSKEENYCEEYFSQTTTRDMDNSFVVRYPFNNQTDFSLGNSKSNALKRLKNVEKRLEKDKDLKKQYVEFMTEYENLGHMTLQGPIEKDISIPNNSYFLPHSAVLKNSITTKCRVVFDASCKTSSGISLNDTLLVGPVVQDDLYSILIRLRLRKIVLSADIKMMYRCIKIHEEERNFQKILWRPNLNDPINVYKLNTVTYGTSSAPFQATRCLIELAERNKDRYPRTAEIIKRSFYMDDLLVSIDSEIEAFQIYRELDDILSQANFKLRKWSSNSSIVLNSILQANSNENHDNLILPHEDKHLKTLGISWDPKQDTLKYSVNIKYEPSHVTKRTILSKISQIFDPLGLIGPALTRAKLIIQALWKLHIGWDQVAPNDVRQIWEEFSNELECLNEYKIDRLVIPTKTNHIRLYGFSDSSEKAYGACIYVASEDESGSRELRLLTGKSRVAPAKKLTLPRLELLAAHLLAKLMNTVRQILDIQISDVRYFTDSSIVLAWLKIDPAHLKTFVANRVAKINELTKITEWAHVPSKANPADVISRGLSPRELLGCDLWFHGPEFLKKNTSRTEANLDSHEVPVDVLPELKNNHTTVYKTTSVNSNNYGLNIFDRFSTFFKLHRVVGYICRLKNRCRKVMNKSTALTVEELNESLLLLVKLVQRDSFEKEISDLSKSKKLPSETNHLIKWHFIPARSAHMGGLWEAAVKSTKFHLRRVLGESSLTYEEMYTLLVKIEACLNSRPLMPISNDINDYAPLTPAHFLIGDSLASLPQPDYQNAVISRLSHYERLQQLQQHFWNSWSRDYLTNLQTRCKWKNTVDKTIDIGALVLLVEHNTAPLRWILARVVELHEGKDHVIRVVSVRLPSGTISRRSLSKICPLPMNNK